A genomic segment from Streptomyces sp. NBC_00654 encodes:
- a CDS encoding SLC13 family permease yields MAGILSAALLLAVLAFAVVRPRGLPEAVVAVPAALLVVGAGMVPFDAALARTADLLPVVGFLAAILVLAQLCADEGLFTAAGNLVARVCGGRTGPLLGGVFAVAALITAVLSLDATVVLLTPVVLATAARVGARPRPYVYACAHLANSASLLLPVSNLTNLLAFTASGLSFTRFAALMTLPWLGAIAVEYVIFRRAFAADLAAGAQPPEPRQEREPRREWEPEPRLEPEPRQEREETGVPVFTLVVLAFTLAGFVLTSFAGAEPLWAALAGASVLAVRALGQRRTTARGLVRAANPLFCLFVLALGVVVEAVVDHGLGSGIGALLPDGSSLPDLLAVAAVAAVLANLINNLPAILALLPVVAAAGPGPMLAALIGVNLGPNLTYVGSLATLLWRRILHVHGMEPELGHFTRLGLVAVPATLAVSTVALWGSLRLIGV; encoded by the coding sequence ATGGCCGGGATCCTGTCCGCCGCGCTGCTGCTCGCGGTGCTGGCGTTCGCGGTCGTACGCCCCAGAGGGCTGCCGGAGGCGGTCGTGGCCGTCCCGGCCGCGCTGCTGGTCGTCGGGGCCGGGATGGTGCCGTTCGACGCGGCACTGGCCCGGACGGCAGATCTGCTGCCGGTCGTCGGATTCCTCGCGGCCATCCTCGTCCTGGCCCAGCTCTGCGCCGACGAGGGGCTGTTCACCGCGGCCGGGAACCTCGTCGCCCGCGTCTGCGGAGGCCGGACCGGTCCGTTGCTGGGCGGGGTCTTCGCCGTCGCCGCGCTGATCACCGCCGTCCTCAGCCTGGACGCGACGGTGGTCCTGCTCACCCCGGTCGTCCTCGCGACGGCCGCCCGCGTCGGCGCCCGGCCCCGCCCGTACGTCTACGCCTGCGCGCACCTGGCCAATTCGGCGTCCCTGCTGCTCCCGGTCTCCAATCTGACCAATCTGCTGGCGTTCACCGCGAGCGGGCTGTCCTTCACCCGGTTCGCGGCGCTGATGACCCTGCCCTGGCTGGGGGCCATCGCCGTCGAGTACGTGATCTTCCGCCGCGCGTTCGCCGCGGATCTGGCGGCCGGGGCGCAGCCGCCGGAGCCGCGGCAGGAGCGGGAGCCGAGGCGGGAGTGGGAGCCGGAGCCGCGGCTGGAACCGGAGCCGCGACAGGAGCGGGAGGAAACCGGAGTCCCCGTCTTCACGCTCGTCGTCCTCGCGTTCACCCTGGCCGGCTTCGTCCTCACCTCGTTCGCGGGCGCGGAGCCGCTGTGGGCGGCGCTGGCCGGCGCTTCGGTGCTCGCGGTCCGGGCCCTGGGGCAGCGCCGGACGACGGCCCGGGGACTGGTACGGGCCGCCAACCCGCTGTTCTGCCTCTTCGTGCTCGCTCTGGGCGTCGTGGTGGAGGCCGTCGTCGACCATGGGCTCGGCTCCGGCATCGGCGCGCTCCTGCCGGACGGCTCCTCGCTCCCCGACCTGCTCGCGGTCGCGGCGGTGGCCGCCGTACTGGCCAATCTGATCAACAACCTGCCGGCGATCCTGGCCCTGCTCCCGGTCGTCGCGGCGGCCGGTCCCGGACCAATGCTGGCCGCCCTGATCGGGGTCAACCTCGGCCCGAACCTCACCTACGTCGGCTCGCTGGCGACCCTGCTGTGGCGCCGCATCCTGCACGTCCACGGCATGGAACCGGAACTCGGCCATTTCACCCGGCTCGGGCTGGTGGCGGTACCCGCGACGCTGGCGGTGTCGACGGTCGCGCTGTGGGGGTCGCTGAGGCTGATCGGGGTGTGA
- a CDS encoding GNAT family N-acetyltransferase produces MFAVSLGDDGAELRPLEVWQAPEFLAHMDRARALVDPWIPFAAAATDLASARTLLQRYADKQAADTGRLYGIWRDGTLLGGVLFRIFDAESGNCEVGCWLEPAGQGSGLITRAMRHLIDWAVDVRGIHRVEWDASAANTSSIAVAKRLGMKRDGVLRENYLYRGTRHDSEIWSVLAPEWRAQRG; encoded by the coding sequence ATGTTCGCCGTATCCCTGGGTGACGACGGAGCCGAACTGCGCCCGCTGGAGGTCTGGCAGGCACCGGAGTTCCTGGCCCACATGGACCGGGCACGCGCCCTGGTCGACCCGTGGATCCCGTTCGCGGCCGCCGCCACCGACCTCGCCTCGGCGCGCACCCTGCTCCAGCGGTACGCGGACAAGCAGGCGGCCGACACGGGGCGGCTCTACGGCATCTGGCGCGACGGCACGCTCCTCGGCGGTGTTCTGTTCCGGATCTTCGACGCGGAGTCCGGCAACTGCGAGGTCGGCTGCTGGCTGGAGCCGGCCGGCCAGGGGAGCGGTCTGATCACCCGCGCGATGCGGCACCTGATCGACTGGGCGGTCGACGTCCGCGGAATACACCGGGTCGAGTGGGACGCCTCCGCCGCCAACACCTCCAGCATCGCCGTGGCCAAGCGGCTCGGCATGAAGCGCGACGGCGTCCTGCGCGAGAACTACCTGTACCGCGGGACGCGGCACGACTCGGAGATCTGGTCCGTCCTGGCACCGGAATGGCGTGCTCAGCGGGGCTGA
- a CDS encoding MMPL family transporter — MAAIARWCIRRRLVAVLIWLFALGGAATAAGFAGSAYSNDYEAPGTESGRATELLRQGFTDLGGDTNTVVWHTTGSTVRAADVEQTMTRTLHAIEDLPGIGDVTGPYGASGTGQISEDGHTAYAAVTFDHQADDIPKEQAQALVDTAKAAAGDGLQVELGGTAVALTEAPALHLGEAVGVAVAGVVLFLAFGSLAASMLPLATALVSVGTAYAGIVLLGHVMTVADFAPMLGMLIGLGVGIDYALFIVTRHRQGLKRGMTVAEAARNAVTTTGRAVVFAGATVCIALLGMLILRLGFLNGVAIAASLTVVLTVAASVTLLPALLSFIGMRALSRRERRQLAERGPQPELPTGFAARWSAFVERHPKLLGAAAAVIMLVLALPTTALHLGTSDQGSNPATSTTRQAYDLLADGFGPGVNGPLTIAARLDGADDRLALDGLPAVLRATEGVASVGPVVHNNAGDTAFLTVVPTSAPQSKRTSELVDRIRADVLPPVSDGTSLRAHVGGVTASYDDFAEVVIGKLPLFVGVVVALGCLLLLLAFRSIGIPLKAAVMNVAAVASSFGVVVAVFQWGWGSELLGLGSAGPIEPFLPVIMVSVLFGLSMDYQVFLVGRMYEEWLETGDNRRAVRVGLAETGRVINSAAVIMISVFLAFVLSGDRVISMFGIALAVAVALDAFVLRTLLVPALMHLLGGANWWLPRRLDRWLPRISIEPPDRRAPRAKIPGARVDEETGPVGRRAHREQPYEKEHHHVRRIPG, encoded by the coding sequence TTGGCCGCCATCGCTCGCTGGTGCATCAGGCGCCGCCTCGTCGCCGTTCTCATCTGGCTGTTCGCCCTCGGCGGCGCCGCCACGGCGGCGGGCTTCGCGGGGTCCGCGTACTCCAACGACTACGAGGCGCCCGGCACCGAATCCGGCCGGGCCACCGAACTTCTGCGGCAGGGCTTCACGGACCTGGGCGGCGACACGAACACCGTCGTGTGGCACACCACCGGCTCCACGGTCCGGGCCGCCGACGTCGAGCAGACGATGACCCGGACCCTGCACGCGATCGAGGACCTGCCCGGCATCGGGGACGTCACCGGCCCGTACGGGGCCTCCGGCACCGGGCAGATCAGCGAGGACGGCCACACCGCCTACGCCGCGGTCACCTTCGACCACCAGGCCGACGACATCCCGAAGGAACAGGCGCAGGCGCTCGTCGACACCGCGAAGGCGGCCGCGGGCGACGGGCTCCAGGTCGAACTCGGCGGCACCGCCGTCGCCCTCACCGAAGCACCCGCCCTCCATCTCGGGGAGGCCGTCGGGGTGGCCGTCGCCGGGGTCGTCCTCTTCCTGGCGTTCGGCTCGCTCGCGGCCAGCATGCTGCCCCTCGCCACCGCGCTCGTCTCCGTGGGCACGGCCTACGCGGGCATCGTGCTGCTCGGCCATGTGATGACCGTCGCCGACTTCGCACCGATGCTGGGCATGCTCATCGGGCTCGGCGTCGGCATCGACTATGCGCTGTTCATCGTCACCCGGCACCGCCAGGGGCTCAAGCGCGGGATGACGGTCGCCGAGGCGGCGCGGAACGCCGTCACGACGACCGGGCGCGCGGTCGTCTTCGCCGGGGCGACGGTCTGTATCGCCCTGCTCGGCATGCTGATCCTGCGGCTCGGCTTCCTCAACGGCGTCGCGATAGCCGCCTCGCTCACCGTCGTCCTGACCGTGGCCGCCTCGGTGACCCTGCTGCCCGCGCTGCTCTCCTTCATCGGCATGCGGGCACTGAGCCGGCGCGAACGCAGGCAGCTCGCCGAGCGCGGGCCGCAGCCCGAACTCCCCACCGGCTTCGCCGCCCGCTGGTCCGCGTTCGTCGAACGGCACCCCAAACTGCTCGGAGCGGCCGCCGCCGTGATCATGCTGGTCCTCGCACTGCCCACCACCGCGCTCCACCTGGGCACCTCCGACCAGGGCAGCAACCCCGCCACCTCCACCACCCGGCAGGCGTACGACCTGCTGGCCGACGGTTTCGGGCCCGGCGTCAACGGGCCGCTGACGATCGCCGCGCGGCTCGACGGCGCCGACGACCGGCTCGCCCTGGACGGGCTGCCCGCCGTTCTGCGGGCCACCGAGGGCGTCGCGTCGGTCGGTCCCGTCGTCCACAACAACGCCGGCGACACGGCGTTCCTCACCGTCGTACCCACCTCGGCACCGCAGTCGAAGCGGACCAGCGAACTGGTCGACCGGATCCGGGCCGACGTCCTGCCGCCGGTGAGTGACGGCACCTCGCTGCGCGCCCATGTGGGCGGGGTGACGGCGAGCTATGACGACTTCGCCGAGGTCGTCATCGGCAAGCTGCCCCTCTTCGTCGGCGTGGTCGTCGCGCTCGGCTGTCTCCTGCTGCTTCTCGCCTTCCGGTCCATCGGCATCCCGCTGAAGGCCGCCGTGATGAACGTGGCCGCCGTGGCCTCGTCCTTCGGTGTCGTCGTCGCGGTCTTCCAGTGGGGGTGGGGGAGCGAGCTGCTGGGACTGGGCAGCGCGGGGCCCATCGAGCCGTTCCTGCCGGTGATCATGGTCTCGGTGCTCTTCGGCCTCTCGATGGACTACCAGGTCTTCCTGGTGGGGCGGATGTACGAGGAGTGGCTGGAGACGGGGGACAACCGGCGGGCGGTCCGGGTCGGGCTCGCCGAGACCGGCCGGGTGATCAACTCGGCCGCGGTGATCATGATCTCGGTCTTCCTCGCCTTCGTGCTCAGCGGCGACCGGGTCATCTCGATGTTCGGCATCGCACTGGCCGTCGCGGTCGCCCTGGACGCGTTCGTCCTGCGCACCCTGCTGGTACCCGCGCTGATGCACCTGCTCGGCGGGGCGAACTGGTGGCTGCCCCGGCGGCTGGACCGATGGCTGCCGCGGATCAGCATCGAGCCGCCGGACCGCCGGGCGCCGCGTGCGAAAATCCCCGGAGCGCGCGTGGACGAGGAGACCGGACCGGTCGGACGGCGCGCCCACCGAGAACAGCCGTACGAGAAGGAGCACCACCATGTTCGCCGTATCCCTGGGTGA
- a CDS encoding phosphocholine-specific phospholipase C, whose translation MTTDISRRRLFALGGGALGAAAAGSFLPPSLQAAIAAQPAAAGAGRDGLGAIKHVVILMQENRSFDHYFGTLRGVRGFGDRNAIELPSGRSVFEQPGPLGTTVLPFPVRGAAETQKKDLQYIGALDHSWSGGSKAWAGGWMNGWITAKTAATMAYYDRRDIPLHYELADTFTVCDAYHSSIHTSTSPNRNHLWSGKTGNEPNGKRAVGNDAYNEGTHPGYDWSTYAERLEKAGRSWRTYTEWENFTDNQIEFFATFKAVARKALARTGGHTFMESFYAAVRDTDDAGERERLLGLLEEGVATLTKSERSLFERALRRVETGTLADEFAKDVAAGTLPEVSYLVPSAIDSEHPSVSSPVHSATIVYKVLDALGKHPDVWRHTAVLINYDENDGFFDHVPPPVAPPEVTEEQWEGKPTGLGVRVPLLVVSPWTVGGYVCSEVFDHTSVIRFLERWTGVREPNISDWRRQVTGDLTSAFDFKRARRQPEVAHPAAIPPFSGRWQPKPPAVQQRPVQEPGARPARALPYQPDAQVRRVDGQLRVALSNTGRSSAHFALYPYAAEFPAPQHRDVRGTAQWTVPLTGEAYRFTVTGPNGFRREFEGPAEGTAEVASRIDAHERDLHLTLRNTGRRTLTFTVRPLAYVDEDDLRDWTRKVRVKPGRSRTVVHSAADAHGWYDLEVTAEGEGTFRRRLMGHIENGRASVSG comes from the coding sequence TTGACCACGGACATTTCACGGCGTCGGCTCTTCGCGCTCGGCGGCGGCGCACTCGGCGCCGCGGCGGCCGGATCGTTCCTGCCACCGTCGCTCCAGGCCGCGATAGCCGCCCAGCCCGCTGCGGCGGGGGCGGGCCGTGACGGTCTGGGCGCCATCAAGCATGTGGTGATCCTGATGCAGGAGAACCGTTCCTTCGATCACTACTTCGGGACGCTGCGCGGGGTGCGCGGCTTCGGCGACCGCAACGCGATCGAACTCCCTTCGGGCAGGTCCGTCTTCGAGCAGCCGGGTCCGCTGGGCACCACCGTGCTGCCGTTCCCGGTGCGGGGGGCCGCCGAGACCCAGAAGAAGGACCTCCAGTACATCGGCGCCCTCGACCACTCCTGGAGCGGTGGCTCCAAGGCCTGGGCCGGTGGCTGGATGAACGGCTGGATCACCGCGAAGACGGCCGCCACGATGGCGTACTACGACCGCCGCGACATCCCGCTGCACTACGAACTCGCCGACACCTTCACGGTCTGCGACGCCTACCACTCCTCGATCCACACGTCGACCAGCCCCAACCGCAACCACCTGTGGAGCGGGAAGACGGGCAACGAGCCGAACGGCAAGCGGGCCGTCGGCAACGACGCGTACAACGAGGGCACCCACCCCGGCTACGACTGGAGCACCTACGCGGAGCGGCTGGAGAAGGCCGGGCGCAGCTGGCGGACGTACACCGAGTGGGAGAATTTCACCGACAACCAGATCGAGTTCTTCGCCACCTTCAAGGCCGTCGCCCGCAAGGCGCTGGCGAGGACCGGCGGGCACACCTTCATGGAGTCCTTCTACGCCGCCGTCCGGGACACGGACGACGCGGGCGAGCGGGAGCGGCTGCTGGGGCTCCTGGAGGAGGGGGTCGCCACGCTGACGAAGTCCGAGCGCAGCCTCTTCGAGCGGGCGCTGCGCCGGGTCGAGACCGGCACCCTGGCCGACGAGTTCGCCAAGGACGTGGCGGCCGGGACGCTGCCCGAGGTCTCGTATCTGGTGCCCTCCGCGATCGACTCCGAGCACCCGAGCGTCTCCTCGCCGGTGCACAGCGCCACGATCGTCTACAAGGTCCTCGACGCGCTCGGCAAGCACCCCGACGTGTGGCGGCACACCGCCGTGCTCATCAACTACGACGAGAACGACGGCTTCTTCGACCATGTTCCGCCGCCGGTCGCCCCTCCGGAGGTGACCGAGGAGCAGTGGGAGGGCAAGCCCACCGGCCTCGGGGTTCGGGTGCCGCTGCTGGTCGTCTCGCCGTGGACCGTGGGCGGATACGTCTGCTCCGAGGTCTTCGACCACACCTCCGTCATCCGCTTCCTGGAGCGCTGGACGGGGGTGCGCGAGCCGAACATCAGCGACTGGCGGCGCCAGGTCACCGGGGACCTCACCTCGGCCTTCGACTTCAAGCGGGCCCGCCGGCAGCCGGAGGTGGCCCACCCCGCCGCCATTCCGCCGTTCAGCGGCCGCTGGCAGCCCAAGCCGCCCGCCGTCCAGCAGCGCCCCGTGCAGGAGCCGGGTGCCCGCCCGGCCAGGGCCCTGCCGTACCAGCCCGACGCCCAGGTGCGCCGGGTGGACGGACAGCTGCGGGTGGCCCTCAGCAACACCGGCCGGTCCTCCGCCCACTTCGCGCTGTATCCGTACGCGGCGGAGTTCCCCGCTCCGCAGCACCGCGATGTCAGGGGCACCGCGCAGTGGACGGTGCCCCTGACCGGCGAGGCGTACCGGTTCACGGTGACCGGGCCGAACGGCTTCCGGCGGGAGTTCGAGGGGCCGGCCGAGGGCACCGCCGAGGTCGCGTCCCGGATCGACGCCCATGAGCGCGATCTGCATCTCACCCTGCGCAACACCGGCAGGCGGACGCTCACGTTCACGGTGCGGCCGCTGGCGTACGTCGACGAGGACGACCTCCGGGACTGGACCCGGAAGGTCCGGGTCAAGCCGGGGCGCAGCCGTACGGTCGTGCACTCCGCGGCCGACGCCCACGGCTGGTACGACCTCGAGGTGACGGCCGAGGGGGAGGGCACCTTCCGGCGCCGGCTGATGGGGCACATCGAGAACGGCCGGGCGAGCGTCTCCGGCTGA
- the gatA gene encoding Asp-tRNA(Asn)/Glu-tRNA(Gln) amidotransferase subunit GatA, which produces MTDISTIIKLTAAQTAEKIASGELTAVEVTEAHLARIDAIDEKVHAFLHVDRDGALAQARAVDAKRAAGEKLGPLAGVPLALKDIFTTKDMPTTVGSKILEGWVPPYDATLTRRLRAADVVILGKTNMDEFAMGSSTENSAYGPTGNPWDLTRIPGGSGGGSAAALASFEAPLAIGTDTGGSIRQPAAVTGTVGVKPTYGGVSRYGMVAFSSSLDQGGPCARTVLDAALLHEAIGGHDPLDSTSIDAPVPPVVEAARNGSVQGMRVGVVKQFSGEGYQAGVVQRFNESVELLKSLGATVVELDCPSFDLALSAYYLIAPSECSSNLARFDAMRYGLRVGDDGTKSAEEVTALTREAGFGDEVKRRVILGTYALSSGYYDAYYGSAQKVRTLITRDFEKAFEQVDVIVSPTTPTTAFPIGERADDPMAMYLADLCTIPTNLAGNSAMSLPCGLAPEDGLPVGLQIIAPAMKDDRLYKVGAAVEAAFVEKWGHPLLEEAPSL; this is translated from the coding sequence AGCTCACGGCCGTCGAGGTCACCGAGGCCCACCTGGCCCGGATCGACGCCATCGACGAGAAGGTCCACGCGTTCCTGCACGTCGACCGGGACGGCGCGCTCGCGCAGGCCCGCGCCGTCGACGCGAAGCGGGCCGCGGGCGAGAAGCTCGGCCCGCTGGCCGGCGTACCGCTCGCGCTGAAGGACATCTTCACGACCAAGGACATGCCGACCACCGTCGGCTCGAAGATCCTCGAAGGCTGGGTCCCGCCGTACGACGCGACCCTGACGCGGCGCCTCCGGGCCGCCGACGTCGTCATCCTCGGCAAGACCAACATGGACGAGTTCGCCATGGGGTCCTCCACCGAGAACAGCGCCTACGGCCCGACCGGCAACCCGTGGGACCTCACCCGTATCCCGGGCGGCTCCGGCGGCGGCTCCGCGGCCGCGCTCGCCTCGTTCGAGGCCCCGCTCGCCATCGGCACGGACACCGGCGGCTCCATCCGCCAGCCCGCCGCCGTCACCGGCACCGTCGGCGTCAAGCCCACCTACGGCGGCGTCTCCCGCTACGGCATGGTCGCCTTCTCGTCCTCCCTGGACCAGGGCGGGCCCTGCGCCCGTACGGTCCTGGACGCGGCGCTGCTGCACGAGGCCATCGGCGGCCACGACCCGCTCGACTCGACGTCCATCGACGCCCCGGTCCCGCCGGTCGTCGAGGCCGCCCGCAACGGCTCCGTACAGGGCATGCGGGTCGGCGTCGTGAAGCAGTTCTCGGGCGAGGGCTACCAGGCCGGTGTCGTCCAGCGGTTCAACGAGTCGGTCGAGCTGCTGAAGTCGCTCGGCGCCACGGTCGTCGAGCTCGACTGCCCGTCCTTCGACCTGGCCCTGTCGGCGTACTACCTGATCGCGCCGTCCGAGTGCTCCTCGAACCTGGCCCGCTTCGACGCCATGCGCTACGGCCTGCGCGTCGGCGACGACGGCACGAAGTCCGCCGAGGAGGTCACCGCGCTCACCCGCGAGGCCGGCTTCGGCGACGAGGTCAAGCGCCGCGTCATCCTCGGTACGTACGCGCTCAGCTCCGGCTACTACGACGCGTACTACGGCTCGGCCCAGAAGGTCCGCACCCTCATCACCCGGGACTTCGAGAAGGCGTTCGAGCAGGTGGACGTCATCGTCTCCCCGACGACGCCCACCACCGCCTTCCCGATCGGCGAGCGCGCCGACGACCCGATGGCGATGTACCTCGCGGACCTGTGCACCATCCCGACCAACCTCGCAGGCAACTCCGCCATGTCGCTGCCCTGCGGCCTGGCCCCGGAGGACGGTCTGCCGGTCGGGCTCCAGATCATCGCCCCCGCCATGAAGGACGACCGTCTCTACAAGGTCGGAGCGGCCGTCGAGGCCGCATTCGTGGAAAAGTGGGGGCACCCGCTGCTGGAGGAGGCTCCGTCACTGTGA
- the gatB gene encoding Asp-tRNA(Asn)/Glu-tRNA(Gln) amidotransferase subunit GatB, producing MTVTDLVPYEDALASYDPVMGLEVHVELGTKTKMFCGCSTELKQDANSQTCPVCLGLPGALPVVNEIGVESAIKIGLALNCEIAEWCRFARKNYFYPDMPKNFQTSQYDEPIAFNGYLDVQLEDGEIFRVQIERAHMEEDTGKSTHVGGATGRIHGASHSLLDYNRAGIPLIEIVTKPIEGAGARAPEVAKAYVAELRELIKALGVSEARMEMGQMRCDVNLSLRPNGTEKFGTRSETKNVNSLRSVERAARFEIQRHAAVLNSGGTIVQETRHFHEEDGSTTAGRIKDNAEDYRYFPEPDLVPVAPAREWVEELGRNLPELPRLRRARLKEEWGVSEHDMQSILNAGAVDLIVATTEAGAPSDQARKWWMGELARNANETGRGLDELPITPAQVARVAELVTSGDLNDKLARQVIEGVLAGEGDPDTVVEKRGLKVVSDEGALGTAVDEAIAANAAIADKIRGGKVAAAGALVGAVMKATRGQADAARVRELILEKLGVEG from the coding sequence GTGACTGTCACTGACCTGGTGCCGTACGAGGACGCCCTCGCGTCCTACGACCCCGTCATGGGCCTCGAAGTCCATGTCGAGCTCGGCACCAAGACCAAGATGTTCTGCGGCTGCTCCACGGAGCTCAAGCAGGACGCCAACTCACAGACCTGTCCGGTCTGTCTCGGGCTGCCCGGCGCGCTGCCGGTCGTCAACGAGATCGGCGTCGAGTCCGCCATCAAGATCGGTCTCGCGCTGAACTGCGAGATCGCCGAGTGGTGCCGCTTCGCCCGGAAGAACTACTTCTATCCGGACATGCCGAAGAACTTCCAGACCTCCCAGTACGACGAGCCGATCGCCTTCAACGGCTATCTGGACGTCCAGCTGGAGGACGGCGAGATCTTCCGTGTGCAGATCGAGCGCGCCCACATGGAGGAGGACACCGGCAAGTCGACGCACGTCGGCGGTGCCACCGGCCGTATCCACGGCGCGTCCCACTCCCTGCTCGACTACAACCGCGCCGGCATCCCGCTCATCGAGATCGTCACCAAGCCGATCGAGGGAGCGGGCGCCCGCGCCCCCGAGGTGGCCAAGGCGTACGTCGCCGAGCTGCGCGAGCTCATCAAGGCGCTCGGTGTGTCCGAGGCCCGCATGGAGATGGGCCAGATGCGCTGCGACGTGAACCTGTCGCTGCGCCCCAACGGCACCGAGAAGTTCGGTACGCGCTCCGAGACGAAGAACGTGAACTCGCTGCGTTCCGTCGAGCGTGCCGCCCGCTTCGAGATCCAGCGGCACGCCGCCGTACTGAACTCCGGCGGCACGATCGTGCAGGAGACCCGGCACTTCCACGAGGAGGACGGCTCCACCACCGCCGGCCGCATCAAGGACAACGCCGAGGACTACCGCTACTTCCCGGAGCCCGACCTGGTGCCGGTCGCGCCGGCCCGCGAGTGGGTCGAGGAGCTCGGCCGGAACCTCCCCGAGCTGCCCCGGCTGCGCCGCGCGCGGCTCAAGGAGGAGTGGGGTGTCTCCGAGCACGACATGCAGTCCATCCTCAACGCGGGCGCGGTCGACCTGATCGTCGCCACGACGGAGGCCGGTGCCCCCTCGGACCAGGCCCGCAAGTGGTGGATGGGCGAGCTGGCCCGCAACGCCAACGAGACCGGCCGCGGCCTCGACGAGCTCCCCATCACCCCGGCGCAGGTCGCCAGGGTGGCCGAGCTCGTCACCTCGGGCGACCTCAACGACAAGCTGGCCCGCCAGGTCATCGAGGGTGTCCTCGCGGGTGAGGGCGACCCGGACACCGTCGTCGAGAAGCGCGGCCTGAAGGTCGTCTCCGACGAGGGCGCGCTGGGCACGGCCGTCGACGAGGCCATCGCCGCGAACGCGGCCATCGCGGACAAGATCCGCGGCGGCAAGGTCGCGGCGGCGGGCGCGCTCGTCGGCGCGGTCATGAAGGCGACCCGCGGCCAGGCGGACGCGGCCCGGGTGCGTGAGCTGATCCTGGAGAAGCTCGGCGTCGAGGGCTGA